The following proteins are co-located in the Doryrhamphus excisus isolate RoL2022-K1 chromosome 3, RoL_Dexc_1.0, whole genome shotgun sequence genome:
- the mep1bb gene encoding meprin A subunit beta, with product MAQRSLCLLALYLLCGTTLCMPTDIIQDFDVDDGRDRDIFEINEEAGLNLVEGDIVLDEKQSRNSIIGDEYRWPTTIPYYMEDNLEINAKGVILKAFEQYRLKTCIDFKPWTGEPNYISIFKGSGCFSSVGNRRVGKQRLSIGNNCDRIATIEHEFLHALGFWHEQSRADRDDYVTIMWDRISEGKEHNFNTYDDTTSSSLGVPYDYGSMMHYSKTAFRKGSEPTIVTKIAAFSDVIGQRMEFSDSDLLKLARLYNCTQGSTFLDSCDFERENICGMIQGPGDSADWNRVARAAGGPDTDYSNMGKCTGSGYFMHFNTSASNIGETAHLESRILYPKRGYQCLQFFFYNSGGPEDQLNISVREYDSANPAGKLRFITTIDGPPQDLWQLHHVSLDVTKKFRVVFQGTKKGTGPPSGGLSLDDINISETTCPEFVWRVKNFSNVMDNTPVNKAIYSPPFTSKEGYTFQMKLYPSGKTNYTGQLSAYANLVARAGDSGQTWPCPWKQITMMLMDQHPHIQKRMSNQRSVTTDPKKTTGSNKLFWDDPRKVGVEVTDTDGSKYFRGPGSGTAVYLTHLRAKSRDFIKGGDAIFLLSMEDVSHLTVSQPVPTTPSTTTTRPSDSCADVECLNDGMCVVDQGKAVCLCAVGADWWFYGDSCEHKGSLKDNSVLALASSLSVLAAMLVVTVVTAVCLKKKYKKRSYQNSVVMANMNTMGRP from the exons ATGGCACAGAGGTCTCTGTGTCTTCTGGCGCTTTACCTGTTGTGTGGCACCACGCTGTGCATG CCCACAGACATAATACAAG ACTTTGACGTCGACGATGGACGAGATCGGGACATTTTTGAGATCAATGAAG AGGCAGGGTTAAATCTGGTAGAAGGAGACATTGTGCTTGACGAG AAACAATCTAGAAACTCCATCATTGGTGATGAATACAGATGGCCTACGACCATCCCGTACTATATGGAGGACAACCTTG AGATTAATGCAAAAGGTGTAATACTGAAAGCCTTTGAGCAGTATCGACTCAAGACCTGTATTGACTTCAAGCCTTGGACAGGCGAACCAAACTACATCTCCATTTTTAAAGGCAGCGG GTGCTTCTCCTCTGTGGGCAACCGGCGAGTCGGCAAGCAGCGACTGTCAATAGGCAACAACTGTGACCGCATCGCTACCATTGAACACGAGTTTCTTCATGCTTTGGGTTTCTGGCACGAGCAGTCCAGGGCGGACCGAGACGACTATGTCACCATTATGTGGGACCGCATCTCAGAGG GCAAAGAACACAACTTTAATACATACGACGACACCACCTCGAGCTCGCTGGGCGTCCCTTATGACTACGGCTCCATGATGCACTACAGCAAGACGGCTTTCAGGAAAGGCTCCGAGCCCACCATCGTCACCAAGATTGCCGCCTTCAGCGACGTCATCGGCCAGAGGATGGAGTTCAGCGACAGTGACTTGCTCAAGCTCGCCCGCCTCTACAACTGCA CTCAAGGATCCACTTTTCTGGACTCATGTGATTTTGAACGTGAGAACATCTGTGGGATGATCCAAGGACCAGGAGACTCGGCCGACTGGAACAGGGTGGCCAGAGCGGCAGGCGGGCCCGATACAGATTACTCTAACATGGGCAAATGCACCG GCTCCGGCTATTTCATGCACTTCAACACAAGCGCATCTAACATTGGAGAAACGGCCCACCTTGAGAGCAGAATTCTGTACCCCAAAAGAGGCTACCAATGTCTGCAGTTCTTCTTCTACAACAGCGGTGGCCCTGAGGACCAACTGAACATCTCTGTGCGAGAGTATGACAGCGCCAATCCTGCTGGGAAACTGCGCTTCATCACCACCATTGATG GACCCCCTCAGGATCTGTGGCAGCTTCACCACGTCAGCCTGGACGTCACAAAGAAATTCCGTGTAGTTTTTCAGGGCACCAAAAAAGGCACAGGCCCACCATCAGGTGGACTTTCTCTGGATGACATCAACATCTCCGAGACAACATGTCCAGAGTTCGTATGGCGCGTGAAGAACTTTAGCAACGTCATGGACAACACTCCCGTGAACAAAGCCATCTATAGCCCACCGTTCACCTCCAAGGAGGGCTACACCTTCCAGATGAAGCTCTATCCCAGCGGGAAGACCAACTACACGGGGCAGCTGTCAGCCTACGCTAATCTGGTGGCCCGGGCGGGCGACAGCGGGCAGACGTGGCCTTGCCCCTGGAAACAAATCACCATGATGCTCATGGACCAGCACCCGCACATTCAGAAGCGCATGTCCAACCAGCGCAGCGTCACCACCGATCCCAAAAAGACCACAG GCTCCAACAAGCTCTTCTGGGATGACCCTCGCAAGGTGGGCGTTGAGGTGACAGACACGGATGGTTCCAAGTATTTCCGTGGACCCGGATCTGGTACTGCAGTCTACCTCACCCACCTGAGAGCCAAGAGCAGGGATTTTATCAAGGGAGGGGACGCCATCTTTCTCCTCAGCATGGAGG ACGTGTCTCATCTGACAGTTAGCCAACCTGTGCCAACTACCCCTTCAACCACAACCACCAGACCCTCTGATTCGTGTGCAGATGTGGAGTGTCTGAACGACGGCATGTGCGTGGTGGACCAAGGAAAAGCTGTTTGCCT GTGTGCTGTGGGTGCTGACTGGTGGTTCTATGGAGACAGCTGCGAGCACAAAGGTTCTCTCAAGGACAACAGCGTCCTGGCTCTGGCCTCCTCTCTGTCTGTGCTGGCTGCCATGCTGGTCGTTACCGTAGTCACTGCTGTGTGTCTgaagaaaaagtacaaaaagcgCAGTTATCAGAATAGTGTCGTCATGGCCAACATGAACACGATGGGCAGACCCTGA
- the LOC131125088 gene encoding opsin-5-like, producing the protein MGVFDKDITFQSSIPVPLDITVAVVYSVFGICSLFGNSSLLYVSYKKKEVLKPAEYFIINLAVSDLGLTLSLYPLAISSSFYHRWLYGRTVCSVYAFCGMLFGICSLTTLTLLSIVCFVKVCYPHYGNRFNRIHGCLLIAFAWFFALFFACCPLVHWGEYGPEPYGTACCINWRLSNQLPTARSYTVVLFFFCYILPFCVILASYTGILATVHASHKTMKQHASRRKHMSSIQVIIIKLSIAVCIGFFIAWSPYALMSMWAAFGNIDNIPPLAFAMPAMFAKSSTIYNPIIYLTLRPNFRKIICKDLGTLKNRLCSWNKGTCCCCWVKIRVRLRLAPEQTQPPVVVFRGHKDAFDCSTLCPQVHGVTKPVADGQSLKDRDILPKDKEKLQRRSLLCQMCAKTTADSLHIDLQMVPGKQKVAWP; encoded by the exons atgggGGTTTTCGACAAGGACATTACATTCCAGTCAAGCATCCCCGTACCTTTGGACATTACTGTGGCTGTGGTCTATTCAGTCTTTG GAATATGTTCACTTTTTGGCAATAGCTCCTTGCTCTATGTGTCCTACAAGAAAAAGGAGGTCCTGAAGCCAGCTGAATATTTCATCATCAACTTGGCTGTCAGCGACCTGGGCCTGACTCTGTCTCTCTACCCGTTGGCCATATCTTCCAGCTTCTACCACAG GTGGCTGTATGGAAGGACGGTGTGCTCCGTCTACGCCTTCTGTGGCATGCTGTTTGGCATCTGCAGCCTGACAACCCTCACCCTGCTCAGCATTGTGTGCTTCGTCAAAGTGTGTTATCCCCACTATG GAAACAGATTCAACAGAATTCACGGTTGCCTTCTCATCGCCTTTGCTTGGTTCTTCGCACTCTTCTTTGCTTGCTGCCCGCTGGTCCACTGGGGAGAATACGGCCCTGAACCCTATGGCACGGCTTGCTGTATTAACTGGCGCCTATCCAACCAGCTCCCGACGGCACGCTCCTACACGGTGgtgcttttcttcttctgctacattctcccattctgtgtcaTCCTGGCGTCCTACACGGGGATTCTGGCCACAGTGCACGCATCGCACAAGACCATGAAGCAGCACGCCTCCAGGCGGAAACACATGAGCAGCATCCAGGTCATCATTATCAAG CTAAGCATCGCCGTCTGCATCGGTTTCTTCATTGCCTGGAGTCCATACGCTCTGATGTCTATGTGGGCTGCATTTGGAAACATCGATAACATCCCTCCTCTGGCATTCGCCATGCCGGCCATGTTCGCAAAGTCGTCCACCATCTACAACCCGATCATCTACCTCACACTGAGACCCAATTTCCGCAAGATAATATGCAAGGACCTGGGAACTCTGAAGAACCGCCTCTGCTCCTGGAACAAAGGaacgtgctgctgctgctgggtgaAAATCAGGGTGAGACTTCGCTTAGCACCAGAACAGACTCAGCCTCCTGTGGTCGTGTTTCGAGGTCACAAGGATGCATTTGACTGCTCCACGCTCTGTCCTCAAGTGCACGGTGTCACTAAACCCGTAGCTGACGGACAATCATTGAAGGATAGGGACATTCTtccaaaagacaaagaaaagctTCAAAGGAGGTCTCTGCTGTGCCAAATGTGTGCAAAAACGACTGCGGATAGTCTTCATATTGATCTACAGATGGTTCCAGGCAAACAAAAAGTGGCTTGGCCTTGA